Below is a window of Zygosaccharomyces rouxii strain CBS732 chromosome C complete sequence DNA.
TCTTGGTTTCGGTTGTTTCATGCTATTTTGGCTATGGAACTACTATAAACTTTTCAGTTTGGCAGGACAGTCTCTACAACAGTTGTAGTTTAGATAGTAGAATAACAGCTATATTTTTCTTAGCAATTACTAAATTACTGTTTAGTTCAGCATTGTCAACATTTAGTGATAGACCTGAACATTCCTCCTAGTTCCCGAAGAAATAAATAGCCAATTAGTTAGTAAAAGTTAAGCATCAGACTGAAGGTATATCAACACTATTTAAGCAACCtaaattgtttgaaaacTTTTTATGTCCACAATAGTGATCAGGTACTGTCCTTTCACATCTTTTTGAGAGACGTCAAACCTCAATCGGATTCAAACTAGTATATACAACTCTTCTGAAAAACTCCTTTCATTACTGCAGGCATTCCAATCAGATAATAATAAGCACACTATAAGAATAAGGCTTTAATCGCAAACTTAATTGTAGATTCTATGAAACGAGCAAATGAAATAGAAATGGCCGCCGACATTAAATGTTTTCACATAGTTCAAACTATTATTGAAAAGCATCCTAATTCACCctcattttccaaattcttaTTCCTCGTGGCCCAATGGTCACGGCGTCCGGCTACGAACCGGAAGATTCCAGGTTCGAGTCCTGGCGGGgaagaatatttttttGAACATATATTGCCATAAAATGGTAACATAATCAAAAGGATCCCACTACCAATAATCTTCATTCCCCATTGTCGTTTTCATTAATGTTGCTAGAACTTTCCTCTAAATTTTTCTAGTTTTCCGTCGTTTGGCAGGTAAGAAAGCTCACCTTAACCCTCGCGTGGcaagaaaaagatcaaaaatGTGTGTTATTAGTTTAGAAGAACACTTAACATATTTATCCCTCGTTATTCTCTCCTTCTTAACTTTCTAAAGAAACTATTAAACAATCTGAAATCATGGCACCCTCTAATAAAGATATCTCATCACTAATCGTCGATTATTTGGCTGATGTGGTAGACAAGAAGTCCGTTTCTGAAGATTCTATCGATTCGTTAAATGTTGCCATTGAATGTATTACCGAAGCCTTTGGCATCGAAAAGGGTTCTTCTTCCGCAGCATTTGGTGGTAAGAACTTAGCAGAATTATTAAGTGCAGGTGCTGGTGCACCTTCTTCTCAAGGTGAAAACGTTAAAGTTAATATTCCAGCTGAAGATGCTGAATTAAAGAGCAAGGCTGAaagtttgaaattggaaggTAATAAGGCTATGGCAGGCAAGGATTATGAATTAGCTATCAAGAAATACTCTGAAGCTATTTCTGTTGTACCAACGAATGCCGTTTACTATGCCAACAGAGCCGCTGCACActcttctttgaagaattacgATGAAGCTATTAAGGATGCTGAGTCTGCTGTCAAGGTTGATTCTTCTTATTCAAAAGGTTACTCTAGATTAGGCTATGCTAAATTTGCTCAAGGTAAAAGCGAAGAAGCACTAGAGGCTTACAAGAAAGTTTTAGATATCGAGGGTGATTCCGCCACTGATGTTATGAAGAGGGATTATGAAACCGCCAAGAGGAAAGTGGAACAAGCtcttgaattgaataaaacTGATGAGACGGAAACAAGTGATAGAGGTACTGGTGAACCAGCTGGTGCAAACCCAGGTGGTGGATTCGATTTATCGTCTATGcttggtggtggtcttgGTGGCCTTTTGAACAACCCACAAGTCATGCAAGCCGCTCAACAAATGATGCAAAACCCACAAG
It encodes the following:
- the SGT2 gene encoding Sgt2p (similar to uniprot|Q12118 Saccharomyces cerevisiae YOR007C SGT2 Glutamine-rich cytoplasmic protein of unknown function contains tetratricopeptide (TPR) repeats which often mediate protein-protein interactions conserved in human and C. elegans) yields the protein MAPSNKDISSLIVDYLADVVDKKSVSEDSIDSLNVAIECITEAFGIEKGSSSAAFGGKNLAELLSAGAGAPSSQGENVKVNIPAEDAELKSKAESLKLEGNKAMAGKDYELAIKKYSEAISVVPTNAVYYANRAAAHSSLKNYDEAIKDAESAVKVDSSYSKGYSRLGYAKFAQGKSEEALEAYKKVLDIEGDSATDVMKRDYETAKRKVEQALELNKTDETETSDRGTGEPAGANPGGGFDLSSMLGGGLGGLLNNPQVMQAAQQMMQNPQAMSQMETMMQNPNVRQMAEKFAGGNGTPNLNDIMNNPALRDMAGGLFGGAGGGANPGGAPRP